The Macadamia integrifolia cultivar HAES 741 chromosome 3, SCU_Mint_v3, whole genome shotgun sequence genome segment aatgccgTTTAAGTAAAttggcctagctttgggggacaTGGTGTGATTTATAATTGGGCTTCCTTAAAcaggccttaatcgggctttaaccgggctactgacctatttaagtctaaacgggatctaaacgggctttaaatgtGCCTATCCTAAAATTTTATTCTTAGGTGggttgagattatggttgttcttttattttaaaaaagaagagattatgaccattacaacttacaaaataaagcttaattaaatcaaatcctactacaaagcaaagggtaagaaaatttaattaatttcttactagtagtggcaaaatagaaattttatgtagtattaaagggagTCGGGCAGGGATGGGCTACAACGAGTTGGTTCAAATCGGGCATATAAATGTGTCGGTTCGGTCAGGCACTCGATAAGTTACCTACCTACACCATGaaaagcccgacacgtttattaatcgggccgatCTAGGTCTGGCCATAAATATGTCATGTTTGATCGGGCATACCGATACGGGCTCAGAATTATTCAATGGCAACTTAACTAATAGAAAGGGATTAGTTGTAATAAATCTTAAATGTAAGAGTAGTTCAAATAAATGTTTCAAACTTTTAAAGATGTTAAGCAATTTGGTCATAATACAAGAGTTATCCAAATAATTAACCCACATCGTCAAAAATACCATTGTCAACAATTGTATCAGCATTCAGAATTGCAAAAAAATCAGATTACCGTACGAAACATTTTTTAATTGTCGTCAATTCTGgtaagttttatttttaaacattGAAGAGGAGGACTCACCATTGCATAAGGCCGTAGGACACTTGTGAAGATTCAATTGGTGACCATACAATTACAACGGGATCGAAACCAAAAGAAATTTGAATCGTTGCACCAACGATCCAATACATGTTCCTTTTGTCTCCATATGTATATATCCCTCTTTACTCTTGTAATGACATAAAGTTGAATAagtgttggatcctcacatgttAGTCCACTTGAAAAAATAAACTATAACAATGTTGGATCAGTTGATGCAGGCAATGGTAATGAATGGTTAAAATACTTTCAATCCAATCAAATGGTAAATAAGAGCTAATGGGTGATGTCTTCGTTACACTGACACCGCATAGACTCCATTCCCCAATAattaaggagaagaaaaagcaaTGAAACCACAGGTAGGGTAGACGCGTTTTGGTGGAAATTTTTTGCTGCTACTCGGGTTGGGGTAATTTTTTGACCGCCCGTGGTAGAAATGTTCAGCAAAAGTCACTCCTTTTTACCATTATGTAGAGGGAAAGTTCTAGTAAAATTCACTCTTTTTTATCACTATTTATAGGGAAAGCTATCCTTCCAAGTTTTTCATCGTCTTCATGAGGCTTTCTTGTCCGCAAGAATTTCGtaaagttttattttcttcacaAATTTTCTTAATTGATTTTTGATTTAGCCTCATTTTAGTATTTGGATACTAATTAATTGATCTTTATGTAatggtttaaatttttttttattttttttatttttttatttgttttttttattattttgatttgctttaacattttttttttcccttccaatTTTTCTTCTAGTTGAAGCAATTCTGAGCTTGACTATGTATATTTCTCGTGATATATATGTTCTACTAGTTAGAAAGAACGGTTGGGATCGAGGAAGCTACTATAGTACTCAATGGCCAATGTTATAAAGGGAAAAGGATATGGTGATTGCCAACTGAACATCGATGAAATGAAGATATTGGTGGAATCCCTGGAGCGAAAACTAGAAGAGGTCAGTTCCTTGCAATCCAATTATGATATATACCATGTTCCCATGCAGCTTCAAAGGGTTAACCCAGATGTGGTCTACACACCTCTCTTAGTCTCAATTGGTCCTTTGCACTATAACAAGGAACACCTAGGGACCATGGAGATTTACAAAGTTGCGCTATTTAAAGCGCTTTCTAAACTCACCCTTTCGGAAAATATTAGATGATTATGTCGAAGCTATGAGTAATTTGGAAGAAAAAACTCACAAATGTTATTAAGCAACCATGGGTGTGGTAAAATATGAGTTTGTGAAGATGATGGCGATTGATGACTgttttagggggtgtttggtttggtaaatctttgggatgacattctttagaatgataattcttaatttttggagttgtttggttccactagattgaccctcataagtgagcaccttacttcccatgaatgaccatattacaaaggatgtgttccaaatctgagtttacctcaacacttaaactcagatttgagcaacctttttaccacctaatataaaaggagaaagaggaaagaagttctctacggaagccaatatctcaacctgcgagaaacatgtactaacctcaaggtaggggtgtcaattcctaaaccgaactggTAAAACCGGCTGGACCAAAccaataacaacacggaccaaaccgaaccgaaaccTTATTGGTTctgttcggtttggagtattgcaaccccaaaaccaaaccgaaccgcaccgaaaatcggatgaacccgaaaccaaacccaaaccggctcaaaacctggaccgaaactgaaaccaaaccggtaagaaaccgaaacactccaaaattcattaaaaaaaatcaaaatttgcatagttttgtatacatttatatggaaagtcgaatccaaagtggaccaaaaaccaaaaccaacacgattacaaatcgatttaagaaaccgaagacaaatcgaaaccaaaaccaaacagaaaccggaatttccttattggttcggtttcggtttcagctttcccacaccgaaactgaCTCAACCCGGATCAAAatcgagccggaccgaccgattgacacccctacctcaaggcaaccaaacgatttttcagaaagaaacataattcagaagaatgtttatcaaaagattgacattcatatccgatatatacatcatttgatttaccgaaccaaacaccccctaataCATGGGTTCCTCAACAACATTACATCAAGGGAGAAGGATCATTTCATATCAAATGTTTCATGGTATAAGGAAATTAAGAATGGCCTCATTAAGTTTGAAAATCAGCTTCCAGTCTTTGTGAACATTTAGATGGCATAATCTTTGCATGGTTGCCGGCCAATACACCTTCAGTCATCATATCTATAAGAATCTCTTGTGTCGCTTTATGGCCCAACCCTTCGTATTAAGTTTCGTGACCTAGTCCTTTATTCTGAAAGACAATTAAAAGTGTTGGAATTGCCAGACTACGGAGCAAAGTATTTTCTTGATCTTTTATGGTTTGCCGTCATCCCATCATATCCAGGGAAGATGATGAATTAGGATGAAAAACTTTTGTTGCTTAAGTGTTGTGCTTCGGAACTTAATAGTGTAGGTGTGAAGTTTTAAGAGGAGGAGTCTGACTCTTCAGAGACGCTTATATTTGATATAGACTTCGATATGGGTAATGGAGTATTGAAAATGCAACTGTCCCAATAAGGGACGAGACAGAACTTGCCCATAGAAACCTGATTGCCTTTGAGCAAGGTCGAGAtgagtctattgtttatttCACAGCTTATGCATACATCATGGATGGCTTCATTGACACTGACGATGATGTTGAGTTGCTAGAGAAAAAGGGAATTATTATACACAAACTGGGCAGCGCAGGAGCTATGGCCACTTTATTTAACAACATTACCAAAGAAGTTTCGCTTAGAGAGATCCTTatgtttttctgatgatatcAAAGGATTTTGAGGACTATTACAATAAAGAATGAAATAAATGGTGTCCAATTAATTATTCAAGTGCTGGGAGGATTCTAGACACGTATCCCAATATATGGGTACTTATTCCTAACTCCTCCCAATCCTTGGATTACTAATTGGCCTGAGGACACAattaattggagaggatcttttccCTTAAATTATGGGTTCATTTGATTGTGATCCAAGTGATAAGATGggtccacaaaaaataaaaaactcccAGGTTTCTCTCAAGGTAAAGTGCGGCTCAAGTCTTCGTAGGGGGCTTATCcgcacagatggaatccaccaaactACCAACCCTGTGGCAGATTCTATCTATGTGGATCAACCCATACAAGAATATTATCGTATGAAAACTTGATTCACACTCCCCAAGGCATGTATGCCAACTTTTGCCCAACTTGATTGAGCTTATGCCCATAGGccataatgcatcatgcatataCCTCTTTTCTAGTCACTCTCCCATATTCAAGACGGAATTTCAACCACTAAAACGCAAAACGGAAACCCTTATCGCTATGATTTGATCAATAATGGCTTCTACTATAAATGAGAGGTTAAAGGAACgaaaaagaaatggaagaagaagatgtccAAACAAagggaataatttttttttttttgcttaaggtcagcaaagtaatatattaaaaagaatgaaagaaatacAATTTCCCCAAAAAGGCGGAATCACAccaaaaaattcaatttcttactccaccttcggcattgccatcagcagagaaggaaatcgaaacaaaattgaaactaacaCAACTCAAGATTCATAAGAATCAGAATCTTGGTTTCTCCATGGCATCCCATCTATATCACTAACCGAAAATCTTGGGGGAGACAACCACACTGATGACGATCTAGTCACAGCCACATGTTTAGGAAGACCATCTGCTATTGTACTAACTTCACAAAAGCAATGACAGATGCTCCATGTAATATTGTAATATCATGTAAAACATAGTACtaattaatgagaagaagaggCAAAGAGACTGGTAGGTTAGACTATTAAGTGAAGACTAGTAGTAGCTAGGTTTGACGCATTTTGCATGGTGGGgtggagaggggggaggggagagtgATCAATTTCTAAGGCTTtgaaatgaaaatcattttctaatatcttattgtattttagagaaacattttttcattctaaaaaaatacaattggataaagttttccttcactgctTGGTGAAACAGGAGATGGTCTAGATGTGACCCCCTCTTTCTTCATATATCTTTTGTCCCATATATTGTACGTTGTCGATGGACCATGGTGAATAGATGCATGTTCATCGTGACCTTAGGAAAACTTAATCGAATATAATTTCTCGTAAAgtatttttctaataaaacaaATAGAACCTTTTAAACAATTGTTGAAGAAATTCCAGGGAAATGATGTTACTTCCATAGTCTTCTTGCCttgttaatttttcttttcattttcaataTTCTATACAAGATTTAATTTAAAACTATGGAATATATATATGGTTTATTCTTACAAACTTGCATTTgtaaatttgaaatacaagCCTACACATCTCTCTCCCCAGTGTACCAAATATTTCTGTTGGATTCCTCACAAAAAGAATGGATTGggttgcctctctctctctctctctctctctctctcctattcaaCCAAAGATTCCTTCTAGTCATTCTTGTTTGTTGGGTTTTTTAGAACCAGAATCTATTGGTCTCTCAATTACACTCagatgatttaatttttttcatttgggCAAAGGTCACTACCCTGTTGTGCCTCCCTAATGCCCTCTCAAAGGTCATTGTGAAATAAGAGGGCAGTGGCATTGGCATGAAGGCCACGCGACTTGGTAGTGATcgaagcaacaacaacaacaacaattccgttctatcccaactaaatgagatcGGCTATAGAAAAATGATGAAAGATgacacaagaaaaataaaagtgaaagaaaaggaaCACACCACAtcgagggaaaaaaaaaaaaaaaaagagatagggAACATGGATTCTTGCTCTCCAAAATGGTAGACCAATTAGTGATCCTAAtccttaatttatttatttgaaagtGTTCTCCATTTGTGCGCATGGCCCCTGTCAGCGCCTCATTTGTCTATTTCTTTCCTCTCCAAATAAGGGTATAGATGTCATTTCATTGGGTGGACGAGACGGGTAAACACGTGGgattaaggagagagaaatgacAGGGTATAGCAGCATGGATTTCGCCTGATGCAGGGCAGCGGTAATGAATGGTTTAGATACTTTCAAACCCAACCTAATGGTCAATAAGAGCTAATAGGTGATATGTTCATTACACTGACACAGCATAGATTCCATTCCCCAATTAAAGAAAAAGCAATGAGACCACACCAGTAGGGTTGACGCGCTTTTGCggaaattttgtttttgctgCTAGGTTGCAGGAACTTTCCCTCTGCCCACATGGAAAAGTTCTTACAACCTCAGGTAGCGGCAAGAGTCATTCTCTTTAACCATTAGGTATAAGGAAAGTTCCAACAAAttcactctttttattttcacttatttatagggaaagttttccttcaagtTTTTTATCGTCTTCTTGAGGCATTCTTTTTTGGATAGGTTTGAGGCTTTCTTTGTCCGCAAGACTTTGGtatagttttattttctttataaatttCTTAATTGATTTTTGATCTAGCTTCATTTTAGCATTTGGATACTAATTAAGTGATCTTTGTGTaatggttttgaattttttcattcttttgatttcgtttaagatttttttttcctcttccaatTTTTCTTCCAGTCGAAGCAATTCTGAGCTTGCTGAACTCAATGACCAATGctataaagaaaaaaggatatGATGATTGCCAACTGAACAGAGATGAAATCAAGTTACTGATCTTGCCCATGGAGGAAAAAGTACAAGAAGAGGTCAGTttgttcaacttttttttttttttgaattgaattgaatttggtgCTAGTCCTTTTAGTCATTCTACTagtaaagaaaaaagggttttgatGATTGCCAACAGAACTGCGATGAAATGAAGATATTGGTGGAGTCCATGGTGGAAAAACTAGAAGAGGTCAGTTCCTTGCAATCCAATTATGATATATACCGAGTTCCCATGCAGCTTCAAAGGGTAAACCCAGATACCTACACACCTCTGTCAGTCTCAATTGGCCCTTTGCACTATAACAAGGAACACCTAAGGACCATGGAGACACATAAGTTGCGCTATTTAAAGCGCTTTCTAAACCCACCCTTTCAGAAAACATTAGATGATTATGTGGAAGCTATGAATAATTTGGAAGAAAGAGCTCGCAAATGTTATTCAGAAACCATGGGCATGGTAAAAAATGAGTTTGTGAAGATGATGGTGATGGATGGATGTTTTATACTTGGGTTCCTCGATAACATTGAATCAGGAGCGAATGATCATTTCATATCAAATGTTTCATGGTATGAGGAAATTAAGATTGATCTGATTAAGCTTGAAAATCAGCTTCCATTCTTTGTTCTTGAACATTTAGATGGCCTAATCTTTCCAAGGTTGCCCGGCCAATACACCTTCAGTCATCATATCTATGCGAATCTCTTGAGTTCTTTCGCAAAAGGGTTCCATGGCCCAACCCTTGGTAGTGAAGAACAAATAAAATCATTACAATTACCTAAGGGTGAAACAAAgcattttcttcatcttttacaTTGTGTTCTAGTCCCACCAGTCCCATCATCTCCTGTGACGAGGAGGAGGTGGAAATGTGGTGAAAAGATTTTGCCACTTAAGTATTGTGCCTCGGAACTTAGGAGTGCTGGTGTCAAGTTTCAGAAGGAGGAGATGTCGTCTGATCACTCTCCTCCAAAAAAGACATCTTTATTTGACATAACCTTCGACATGGAGACGGGAATATTGACAATCCCAACTATCATGATCGACGACAGTACAGAAATCATCCTTAGAAATCTTATTTCCTTTGAGCAAGGCCAAAAATACTGTACTAAATATTTCACAGCCTATGCATACTTCATGAGTGGCCTCATTGACACTCCTAGTGATGTCAAATTACTAGAGCAGAAGGGAATTATAACAAACCACCTTTGCAACACAGAAGATATAGTGACCTTATTTGGAAACATTGGCAAATATGTTACCCTGGATGCTCGATATCCTTATTTCTATGGTGTTATCAAGGATTTGGAGGATTATCACAATAAATCATGGAATAAATCAAAGGCGAGTTTGATGCAGAAGTATTTCAACACGCCATGGGCATCGATTTCAGTAGGTGCTGCAGCGTTACTCCTCATCTTCACCATTATACAGACTACTTGTTCCATCTTACAAGTCAAACCTTGAACAAGTCCAAGATCTGCATCCATGCCATGAATCTATTCTCTTATATATTAGATGGTTGTTGAGATGGTGTAATCtcgctttttatttatttattttttaatttaaagatGACCTGAAATGTGATATAATTGTGTAGCTATCATAAATAATTCCTCCCAGTGTTTGGAGGCTCATTCATACTCTGCTCACATTTGACAATATTTACGCATTATGCATGGACTGAGAAAAGCTGAGAATTAGTCTTCCCTTCTTTACATAGCAATGTCAGGTCAAAGAGTTGAAAGGAGAGATCATGGAACGGTTAGGGTAACGGGTCTTGAGCTTAAATGGGCTAGGTTCATGTGGACCTCAGAACCCTTGGTTTTGGTGGAACaatattttatatgtttttcCAATCTAAAATTTTAAAGATTGGACAGTAATGGTAAATTCCAAAGGAATTCTGAAATCTGTTTTTCATTTGTAATTTAGTTTTTTGTTGGTTTAATTCATGCGGAAAAACTATTATGTGTGTTGAGAATTTTCagtatttctttccattaaaaCCATATCTAGAAGTAGGAGGAAATTCTGTCAATCCACTAAACTAATGGGACAGTCTAAAAAATAGGTTTTTAATTGAAAACAGGGGTAATTTTGT includes the following:
- the LOC122074800 gene encoding UPF0481 protein At3g47200-like is translated as MTNAIKKKGYDDCQLNRDEIKLLILPMEEKVQEENCDEMKILVESMVEKLEEVSSLQSNYDIYRVPMQLQRVNPDTYTPLSVSIGPLHYNKEHLRTMETHKLRYLKRFLNPPFQKTLDDYVEAMNNLEERARKCYSETMGMVKNEFVKMMVMDGCFILGFLDNIESGANDHFISNVSWYEEIKIDLIKLENQLPFFVLEHLDGLIFPRLPGQYTFSHHIYANLLSSFAKGFHGPTLGSEEQIKSLQLPKGETKHFLHLLHCVLVPPVPSSPVTRRRWKCGEKILPLKYCASELRSAGVKFQKEEMSSDHSPPKKTSLFDITFDMETGILTIPTIMIDDSTEIILRNLISFEQGQKYCTKYFTAYAYFMSGLIDTPSDVKLLEQKGIITNHLCNTEDIVTLFGNIGKYVTLDARYPYFYGVIKDLEDYHNKSWNKSKASLMQKYFNTPWASISVGAAALLLIFTIIQTTCSILQVKP